Proteins from a genomic interval of Sulfurimonas sp. HSL3-2:
- a CDS encoding cation:proton antiporter, with protein MESVLFYIVFILGVSTVLNLVLKRIGVSQIIGYIMTGTIVVYLFDLKDILDSNMLEHIGEFGIVFLMFTIGLEISLAKMNTMKQLIFVNGPLQVLFTAFTAYMILHYLLHQDLKSSLIIALAVSLSSTAIVLSYLKSSKDIYSIYGRKSTGILIFQDIAVIPILILIGILSNESDKELSTIILHTVVSAFIVLGFMFVIGKRFMAWLLHFSASSEVDELFMASVLFIVISASLLANFMGFTYSLGAFVAGMVIAETRYHHKVESDIAPFKDILLGIFFVVVGMKVDIGFFLDNVGLILGIFSAILVIKTLVAFIVLRFTSDSSNALKTALALSQVGEFSFVIFAIASMNGILDKHLTQLLVLIVILSMIITPFFIAQVKTIASFIIKEKSQVPEVIAMDKKVDHIIVCGYSIVGKFVAKYLDGYNVPYIIIDNNPKYVLKALRDGKEAYLGDMSKRPILDALSVKDSSAVIVTLDNMEKKRLICEAVLKESRNINLIVKVVSLQEKERLKDLDISMMVDGKQEVARVLVEKTMTCQLKI; from the coding sequence ATGGAATCGGTATTATTTTATATAGTTTTTATTTTAGGTGTCTCTACGGTCTTAAATTTAGTGTTAAAACGTATAGGCGTATCGCAGATTATCGGTTATATTATGACAGGGACTATAGTAGTTTATCTTTTTGACCTCAAAGATATACTCGATTCCAATATGCTCGAACATATCGGCGAGTTCGGTATTGTTTTTTTGATGTTTACCATAGGGCTGGAGATATCGCTGGCAAAGATGAACACGATGAAGCAGCTTATCTTTGTTAACGGGCCTTTGCAAGTTTTATTTACGGCATTTACAGCATATATGATACTCCACTACCTTCTTCATCAGGATCTAAAGTCTTCGTTGATCATTGCCCTTGCCGTTTCTCTTTCATCTACGGCAATAGTGTTAAGTTATCTAAAAAGCTCGAAAGATATCTACAGTATCTATGGACGTAAATCAACGGGAATACTGATATTCCAAGATATCGCAGTGATCCCGATACTGATCTTGATCGGGATACTCTCAAACGAAAGCGATAAAGAGCTCTCAACGATCATTCTTCATACAGTTGTGAGTGCTTTCATCGTCCTTGGATTTATGTTCGTCATCGGTAAGCGTTTTATGGCTTGGCTGCTTCATTTCTCGGCTTCATCGGAGGTCGATGAACTGTTTATGGCGTCAGTCCTGTTTATCGTCATCAGTGCATCTCTGCTTGCAAATTTTATGGGATTTACCTATTCACTGGGTGCATTTGTTGCAGGTATGGTCATCGCCGAGACAAGATACCATCATAAGGTCGAGTCGGACATCGCACCGTTTAAAGATATACTGCTCGGTATCTTTTTTGTGGTCGTTGGTATGAAAGTAGATATAGGGTTTTTCCTAGATAATGTCGGTTTGATACTGGGGATATTCTCTGCAATACTGGTCATAAAGACTTTAGTGGCATTTATCGTACTGAGATTTACGAGTGACAGTTCAAATGCACTTAAAACGGCTCTTGCACTTTCTCAAGTGGGGGAGTTCTCGTTTGTTATCTTTGCCATTGCAAGTATGAACGGCATACTGGATAAGCACCTGACACAGCTTCTGGTTTTGATAGTCATTCTATCTATGATCATTACACCCTTCTTTATCGCTCAGGTCAAGACTATCGCGTCGTTTATCATAAAAGAGAAGTCACAGGTTCCCGAAGTTATAGCGATGGATAAAAAAGTAGATCACATCATAGTGTGTGGGTACAGTATCGTCGGAAAGTTTGTCGCGAAGTATCTAGATGGTTACAATGTCCCGTATATCATCATAGACAACAATCCGAAATATGTACTAAAAGCTCTTAGAGACGGGAAAGAAGCATATCTTGGAGATATGTCAAAACGTCCCATACTGGATGCTCTAAGTGTTAAAGACTCTTCTGCAGTTATCGTCACGCTTGATAATATGGAGAAAAAACGTTTGATCTGCGAGGCTGTCTTAAAGGAGAGCAGAAACATAAATCTGATCGTCAAAGTAGTCTCTCTTCAAGAGAAGGAAAGATTAAAAGATCTGGATATATCTATGATGGTAGATGGAAAACAGGAGGTCGCAAGAGTGCTTGTAGAAAAGACGATGACCTGCCAGTTAAAAATATAG